In Deltaproteobacteria bacterium, a single window of DNA contains:
- a CDS encoding MFS transporter, which translates to MTQPEGSALSEAPAAWRRNLYVLWAVEFAAFVGLSMILPFIPLYVRDLGITDDAAVLRWSGLVFSGPFMVSFIATPIWGALGDRYGQKLMVVRALLGSALVYVGMALAGSVETLFVWRLALGGVSGFLAAGMALVSVTAPDSRRGYALGLLQSVVPASGLIGPLLGGVLADLIGYRWIFLVVAVLCLAGGIVSAMMLTEVRAAAAPVARVSVRSNLELAWRRPELRNALVAVLAAQSLITTLQPIFVLYVEQLGVEQRLLATTTGVLFAATGITSLIAAPWWGRRGDRLGFHTAMTLALLGCTVALLLQGLTTGVVQLLVLRLLYGAFVAGVLPTLFGFITAASPPERRGGVMGLSSSATMLGNLMGPLAGSWVGAHLGLRAVFFVSAGAMVLVNLHARRLRS; encoded by the coding sequence ATGACGCAACCCGAGGGTAGCGCGCTTAGCGAGGCTCCGGCGGCGTGGCGGCGCAACTTGTACGTTCTGTGGGCGGTGGAGTTTGCGGCCTTCGTCGGCCTCTCCATGATCTTGCCGTTCATTCCGCTGTACGTGCGCGATCTGGGGATCACGGACGATGCCGCGGTCTTGCGCTGGAGCGGGCTGGTGTTTTCGGGCCCGTTCATGGTGTCGTTCATTGCCACGCCGATTTGGGGTGCGCTCGGCGACCGCTACGGCCAGAAACTGATGGTGGTGCGTGCGCTGCTGGGCAGCGCGCTGGTGTATGTCGGCATGGCCCTGGCCGGCTCGGTGGAGACGCTGTTCGTCTGGCGGCTGGCACTCGGCGGCGTCTCCGGGTTTCTGGCAGCGGGCATGGCGCTGGTGTCGGTGACGGCGCCGGATTCTCGGCGCGGCTATGCCTTGGGACTGTTGCAGAGCGTGGTGCCGGCATCCGGGTTGATCGGACCGTTGCTCGGCGGTGTGCTGGCCGACCTCATCGGCTACCGCTGGATCTTTCTCGTGGTTGCGGTGCTATGTCTGGCCGGCGGGATAGTCTCGGCGATGATGCTGACCGAGGTGCGGGCAGCGGCGGCGCCGGTGGCGCGGGTGTCGGTACGCAGCAACCTCGAGCTGGCGTGGCGCAGGCCCGAGCTGCGCAACGCGCTCGTGGCGGTGCTGGCGGCGCAGAGCCTGATCACGACGCTGCAGCCGATCTTCGTGCTCTATGTGGAACAGCTCGGGGTCGAGCAACGCCTGCTAGCGACGACCACCGGGGTCTTGTTCGCTGCCACCGGCATCACCTCGTTGATTGCCGCGCCTTGGTGGGGGCGGCGCGGTGATCGGCTTGGCTTCCACACGGCCATGACCCTGGCGCTGCTTGGCTGTACGGTGGCGCTGCTGTTGCAAGGCTTGACCACCGGTGTGGTGCAGTTGCTGGTCTTGCGTCTGCTCTACGGCGCGTTCGTGGCCGGTGTGCTACCCACGCTCTTCGGTTTCATCACCGCGGCCAGCCCGCCCGAGCGGCGCGGCGGCGTGATGGGCCTCAGCTCGAGCGCCACCATGCTCGGCAACCTGATGGGGCCGCTGGCCGGCAGCTGGGTCGGTGCCCACCTGGGATTGCGGGCGGTGTTC
- a CDS encoding matrixin family metalloprotease: MTAPPLANRFVSCAALVVAVLPALTGGAHAYTLVRTSAASSPLRWPSASQPVLMQLSDRISASLPNMAAGSDPAGAIRRALSRFPAVSAVRFQDGTTSAVSGGRDGVNLVSFADTTPNREIFEMAGGAAVVGLTLYFYSGSELIEADVLFNPALAFTTTLATDEELQDAGQFDVQAVATHEFGHVIGLHHTGVESAAMWPLASVLQRQLDADDVAGANALYPAGAGSGTVAGSVTVAGAPAFGAHVVALSERGAVAASALTLPGGTYAIERLAPGRYTLYAEPLDGPHSSVPADHCVRFGNLSGAGIYNNAVLTVDFATQFHDGVDVVAEQTTTANFSLAAGAPAVNPAQIGPATLNNGSISAFVATRPLAVSAGSEQWLAVAGANVDQVPVEGISLGPDITVDLDSRRVLNATCDSAPFPFLLFRVAIDRGAATGGRTIVLTAVGQPVAFTAALRLNPAPLPCVGDCDDDGAVTVDELVRGVNIALGNTTLEVCPQFDSSDDGSVTVDELVQAVNAALSGCE, encoded by the coding sequence ATGACAGCGCCCCCGCTGGCCAATCGCTTCGTGTCCTGTGCCGCGCTCGTCGTCGCCGTACTGCCGGCGCTGACTGGAGGCGCGCACGCCTACACGCTGGTGCGTACGAGCGCGGCAAGCTCGCCGCTGCGCTGGCCGTCAGCGTCGCAACCCGTGTTGATGCAGCTCAGCGATCGGATCAGCGCCAGCCTGCCCAACATGGCCGCCGGTAGTGATCCCGCCGGCGCGATCCGGCGGGCGCTCAGCCGGTTTCCGGCGGTGTCGGCGGTGCGCTTTCAAGACGGCACAACGAGTGCCGTCTCGGGCGGTAGAGACGGCGTGAACCTGGTCTCGTTCGCCGACACCACCCCCAATCGCGAGATCTTCGAGATGGCCGGCGGCGCGGCCGTGGTCGGGCTGACGCTCTACTTCTATAGCGGCTCCGAGCTGATCGAGGCGGACGTGCTGTTCAACCCCGCGCTTGCGTTCACCACCACGCTGGCCACCGACGAGGAGCTGCAAGACGCCGGGCAGTTCGATGTTCAAGCAGTGGCCACGCACGAGTTCGGCCACGTCATCGGCCTGCACCATACCGGCGTGGAATCGGCAGCCATGTGGCCGCTCGCCTCGGTGCTGCAACGCCAGCTGGACGCCGACGACGTTGCCGGGGCCAACGCGCTCTACCCGGCCGGCGCCGGCAGCGGCACGGTGGCCGGCAGCGTCACCGTCGCCGGCGCGCCCGCCTTTGGGGCGCACGTGGTCGCGCTCTCCGAACGCGGAGCGGTCGCTGCCAGCGCCCTCACCTTGCCGGGCGGGACGTATGCGATCGAACGACTCGCACCCGGCCGCTACACCTTGTACGCCGAGCCGCTCGATGGCCCGCACAGCTCGGTGCCGGCGGATCACTGCGTGCGCTTCGGCAACCTCAGCGGTGCTGGTATCTATAACAACGCCGTGCTGACCGTCGACTTCGCCACGCAGTTCCACGACGGCGTGGACGTGGTCGCCGAGCAGACGACAACCGCGAACTTCTCGCTCGCCGCCGGTGCGCCAGCGGTCAATCCGGCCCAGATCGGGCCGGCAACGCTCAACAATGGCTCGATTTCCGCCTTTGTTGCGACCCGGCCGCTGGCGGTGAGCGCGGGCAGCGAGCAATGGTTAGCGGTGGCAGGCGCGAATGTGGATCAGGTCCCGGTCGAGGGCATCAGCCTCGGGCCCGACATCACTGTGGACTTGGACAGCCGCCGCGTGCTGAACGCGACCTGCGACTCGGCGCCGTTCCCCTTCCTGTTGTTTCGCGTCGCCATCGACCGCGGCGCGGCGACGGGTGGCCGCACGATCGTGCTGACTGCCGTCGGCCAGCCGGTAGCGTTTACCGCCGCGCTGCGCCTCAACCCGGCCCCGCTGCCCTGCGTCGGCGATTGCGATGACGACGGCGCCGTAACCGTTGATGAGTTGGTGCGCGGGGTCAACATCGCCCTCGGCAACACCACGCTCGAGGTCTGCCCGCAGTTTGATTCGAGTGACGACGGATCGGTGACCGTCGATGAGCTGGTACAGGCGGTCAACGCTGCCCTCAGCGGTTGCGAGTAA
- a CDS encoding SDR family oxidoreductase, whose protein sequence is MRLKDRVAIVTGAGSGLGRAGALALAAAGAKVFASDINEAAARETAELIGARGGASRSGKHDAGAAAEAERLVRDTAAAFGALHILYNNAGIALPFDDGFTARVEPEVWDRVIRVNLSSVFYCSKYAIPEIAQAGGGAIINTASSMAHLPLGGLDGYAASKGGVAMLTKSMAVGCGPMNIRVNAISPGYVDTPMNALIWGSEEMKRGFEKGHMTGLQTAEEIADLVVFLASDEARSLTGAVINCDRGWTAFKQPDLLR, encoded by the coding sequence ATGCGACTGAAGGATCGAGTTGCCATTGTTACCGGAGCCGGCTCCGGCCTGGGGCGTGCTGGGGCGCTGGCGCTGGCGGCGGCCGGCGCCAAGGTATTCGCTTCGGACATCAACGAAGCGGCCGCGCGCGAGACTGCGGAGCTGATCGGCGCGCGCGGCGGCGCTAGCCGCAGCGGCAAGCACGATGCCGGCGCCGCCGCCGAGGCCGAGCGCCTGGTGCGCGACACCGCTGCCGCCTTTGGCGCCCTTCACATCCTCTACAACAACGCCGGTATCGCGCTGCCCTTCGACGACGGCTTTACCGCGCGGGTGGAGCCGGAGGTGTGGGATCGCGTGATTCGGGTAAACCTGTCGAGCGTCTTCTATTGCTCGAAGTACGCCATCCCCGAGATCGCCCAAGCCGGCGGCGGCGCGATCATCAACACCGCCTCGTCGATGGCCCACCTGCCGCTCGGTGGCTTGGACGGCTACGCGGCCTCGAAAGGCGGCGTGGCCATGCTGACCAAGTCGATGGCCGTCGGCTGTGGACCGATGAACATTCGCGTCAACGCCATCAGCCCCGGCTACGTCGACACCCCGATGAACGCGCTGATCTGGGGCAGCGAGGAGATGAAGCGCGGCTTCGAGAAGGGCCACATGACCGGCTTGCAGACGGCCGAGGAAATCGCCGATCTGGTGGTCTTCCTCGCCAGCGACGAAGCCCGCAGCCTCACCGGCGCCGTGATCAACTGTGACCGCGGCTGGACCGCGTTCAAGCAACCCGATCTGCTACGCTGA
- a CDS encoding neutral/alkaline non-lysosomal ceramidase N-terminal domain-containing protein produces the protein MTALRAGFAQRDITPPLGLPLGGYGARAGGADGVLDPLYCRAAYFDDESEPVAVMVFDLVHVFGSWTAQVRQRVEQRLGIAGPHCLIAATHTHAGPGVFRSAIATAPEVQKYETELIEQTVSCLAQAKRAAVPAGIRFGTAPTRGVAANRRDPSLSVDETVRVLAAHTPAGELAGVVANFACHPTVLPAANHAYSGDLFGAAATQAAKLLHAPVMLTNGAAGDVSTRFTRREQTHAEVQRLGGRLAEAIAAAVRGALPLPAAVPLGAVTRSVPVRRRELASPQFAAAQLQAALDDLAAVQQRSADAAAVRLAQSRVEGAQAELWLSNRGGWEALFGCRPPRAELQALHCGDLTIVAAPGELFSGAGRWLHQQLGERTLVVGYANDYLGYFVPHAEAAAGGYEALIAMVDPRCEESIRCGLIDTAGRANERLG, from the coding sequence GTGACGGCGCTGCGCGCCGGCTTTGCCCAACGCGATATCACCCCGCCGCTCGGCCTGCCGCTCGGCGGCTACGGTGCCCGCGCCGGCGGTGCCGACGGCGTTCTCGATCCGTTGTACTGCCGCGCTGCGTACTTCGACGACGAAAGCGAGCCGGTTGCGGTGATGGTCTTCGATCTGGTGCACGTCTTCGGCAGTTGGACTGCGCAGGTGCGGCAGCGGGTGGAGCAACGGCTCGGCATCGCGGGGCCGCACTGTCTGATTGCCGCCACGCATACCCACGCCGGGCCGGGGGTGTTTCGCTCGGCGATTGCCACCGCCCCCGAGGTCCAAAAGTATGAAACCGAGCTGATTGAGCAGACCGTGTCGTGTCTGGCGCAAGCCAAGCGCGCGGCGGTACCAGCCGGCATTCGATTTGGCACCGCACCAACGCGGGGCGTGGCGGCGAATCGCCGTGATCCGTCGCTGTCGGTGGATGAAACCGTGCGTGTGCTGGCGGCCCACACGCCCGCCGGCGAGCTGGCCGGAGTGGTTGCCAACTTCGCCTGCCATCCGACGGTGCTGCCGGCGGCGAATCATGCGTACTCGGGCGATTTGTTCGGTGCCGCGGCCACGCAGGCGGCGAAACTTCTGCACGCCCCCGTGATGCTGACAAACGGCGCCGCCGGCGACGTCAGCACTCGCTTCACTCGACGTGAGCAAACGCACGCGGAGGTGCAGCGCTTGGGCGGCCGGCTCGCCGAGGCCATCGCCGCCGCCGTGCGTGGCGCACTGCCGCTGCCGGCGGCCGTGCCGCTGGGGGCGGTCACGCGCTCGGTGCCGGTGCGCCGGCGGGAGCTGGCGTCGCCCCAGTTTGCGGCGGCGCAGTTGCAAGCTGCGCTCGACGACTTGGCCGCAGTGCAGCAACGCAGCGCTGATGCTGCTGCCGTCCGGCTGGCCCAGTCGCGGGTGGAAGGGGCGCAGGCGGAGCTGTGGCTGAGTAACCGCGGCGGTTGGGAGGCGTTGTTCGGCTGCCGGCCGCCACGGGCCGAACTGCAAGCGCTTCACTGCGGTGACCTGACGATTGTCGCGGCACCGGGCGAGCTATTCTCGGGCGCCGGCCGCTGGCTGCACCAGCAGCTGGGCGAGCGCACGCTCGTCGTTGGGTACGCCAACGACTACTTGGGATATTTCGTTCCTCACGCTGAGGCGGCGGCGGGCGGTTACGAAGCGTTGATCGCCATGGTCGACCCTAGGTGCGAGGAGTCGATCCGGTGCGGCCTCATTGACACGGCAGGCAGGGCGAATGAACGGCTCGGATGA
- a CDS encoding SIS domain-containing protein, translating into MNGSDEYFEAVLALLSRLRVSQREASARAADIVATALRADGVVHLFGTGHSHLLAEEVFYRAGGLIPIQAMLDPSVLLSSGARASTATERTPGAAAEIAGRYQLRRGDVGIVISNSGRNPAPVEMAQLMKARGLTVIALTNLRQSAASPPRAPLRQRLFEVADVVLDNGGAAGDACLQLPSVPYPVGPTSTIAGAVLLHAVLIGAMERLVAAGATVVNLPSGNIDGVDLSAVLAAFERYRDRIRHW; encoded by the coding sequence ATGAACGGCTCGGATGAGTACTTCGAGGCGGTGCTGGCACTGCTCAGCCGACTGCGCGTGAGTCAGCGCGAAGCAAGCGCGCGCGCCGCCGACATCGTAGCGACCGCGCTGCGCGCCGATGGGGTCGTTCACCTGTTCGGCACCGGCCACTCGCACCTGCTGGCGGAAGAGGTCTTCTACCGTGCCGGCGGACTGATTCCGATCCAGGCCATGCTCGATCCGAGCGTGCTGCTCAGCAGCGGCGCGCGCGCCAGCACGGCCACCGAACGTACGCCGGGAGCGGCGGCCGAGATCGCCGGCCGCTACCAGCTGCGGCGTGGCGACGTCGGGATCGTGATTTCCAATTCCGGCCGCAATCCGGCGCCGGTCGAGATGGCGCAACTGATGAAAGCGCGGGGCTTGACGGTGATTGCGCTCACTAACCTCCGGCAATCGGCGGCGTCGCCGCCGCGGGCGCCGCTAAGGCAGCGGTTGTTCGAGGTGGCCGATGTCGTGCTCGACAACGGCGGGGCCGCCGGTGATGCCTGTTTGCAGCTACCCAGTGTGCCCTATCCGGTGGGACCGACCTCGACGATTGCCGGTGCGGTGCTCTTGCACGCCGTGTTGATCGGAGCGATGGAAAGGCTGGTGGCCGCAGGTGCCACCGTGGTGAATTTGCCCAGCGGTAATATCGACGGCGTCGATCTCAGCGCTGTGCTGGCGGCGTTCGAGCGCTATCGCGATCGCATCCGACATTGGTGA
- the nagA gene encoding N-acetylglucosamine-6-phosphate deacetylase, with protein sequence MTTRGGLLLRGGDVVTPHGLLAGADVRVDDGVITHVGPGLSPAGAELVDARSHIVAPGFIDLHVHGAGGAMCESGDADQLETISRTLARFGTTGFMATIATLAPAALHAAVRAVAAAAGNEPGARILGINLEGPYLNPQRAGAQDPAWMRPPSIEEFDRLQDLCGGMIRLVTVAPEVAGAIPFIREVRERGVVVAAGHSNATEAEMELAVQAGVTHITHMFNAMRQLHQREPGILGVALTDDRLSTELICDGHHLSEHVVDLALRCKPRGKVVLISDAVAALGLPEGEYEMFGVRCLIANGAVRLATSGQLAGSCLTLNRALRNLRQWQPARPLADLVHAAAQAPAQVAGLSERRGAIAPGQEADLVMLAGDFSVVRTWRGGTQV encoded by the coding sequence ATGACCACAAGAGGTGGATTGCTGCTGCGCGGCGGCGATGTGGTGACCCCGCACGGGCTGCTCGCCGGCGCCGATGTGCGCGTCGACGACGGCGTCATCACCCACGTCGGCCCCGGCCTCTCCCCGGCTGGAGCTGAACTGGTCGATGCCCGCAGCCATATCGTGGCCCCTGGCTTCATCGACCTCCACGTTCACGGCGCCGGCGGCGCCATGTGCGAGTCGGGCGACGCCGATCAGCTGGAGACCATTTCGCGAACGCTGGCGCGCTTCGGCACCACCGGCTTCATGGCGACTATTGCCACGCTCGCGCCCGCGGCACTGCACGCGGCCGTCCGGGCCGTTGCCGCCGCCGCCGGCAACGAGCCGGGCGCGCGCATTCTCGGCATCAACCTCGAAGGGCCATACCTCAATCCGCAGCGCGCAGGGGCACAAGACCCGGCGTGGATGCGGCCGCCGTCGATCGAGGAGTTCGACAGGTTGCAAGACCTGTGCGGCGGCATGATCCGCTTGGTAACCGTGGCCCCGGAAGTGGCCGGAGCAATCCCCTTCATTCGAGAAGTGCGCGAACGCGGCGTAGTGGTGGCAGCCGGGCACTCCAACGCGACCGAAGCCGAGATGGAGCTGGCAGTACAAGCCGGCGTCACGCACATCACCCATATGTTCAACGCCATGCGCCAGCTGCATCAGCGCGAGCCGGGCATTCTCGGGGTCGCACTCACCGACGACCGCCTCTCTACTGAGCTGATCTGTGATGGCCACCACCTCAGCGAGCACGTCGTTGACCTCGCGTTGCGCTGCAAGCCGCGGGGCAAGGTGGTGTTGATCAGCGACGCAGTTGCCGCGCTGGGCTTGCCGGAGGGGGAGTACGAAATGTTCGGAGTTCGCTGTCTGATCGCGAACGGCGCGGTGCGGCTGGCTACCAGCGGGCAACTCGCGGGCAGCTGTCTGACGTTGAACCGCGCACTGCGCAACCTGCGCCAATGGCAACCCGCACGGCCGCTCGCCGATCTGGTGCACGCGGCCGCGCAAGCGCCGGCACAGGTGGCCGGTCTCAGCGAGCGCCGCGGCGCGATCGCCCCCGGTCAAGAGGCCGACCTGGTCATGCTCGCCGGCGATTTCAGCGTGGTGCGGACGTGGCGCGGCGGCACGCAAGTGTGA
- a CDS encoding LLM class F420-dependent oxidoreductase — protein MPRFGVSIPNGWLLELSNVEGAAQKWATTRANVVAAEAAGFESAWIVDHFHTFPLKTAEATFECFTTLSALAEATRTIRLGQMVTCNSYRSPSYLAKVTACLDVISGGRLDVGVGAGWYAEEYEAYGYEFPDIRTRLRMLKEACEILKRLWTEERVTYSGQYYRLKDTICEPKPLQKPHPPLLIGGSGEKVLLRYVARYADAWNANLPFDEYARKVAILRQHCKDIGRNPDEIALTVVLPMVIVDHHKEINGVLSERVPKTIPVEMLRRRYEEHGAIFGTAAEVAERLRPWIDFGVQTIICGFADPISRKQMHRFMREVRPLL, from the coding sequence ATGCCACGATTCGGGGTCTCGATTCCTAACGGGTGGTTGCTCGAGTTGTCGAACGTCGAGGGCGCAGCCCAGAAGTGGGCGACAACGCGGGCTAACGTCGTTGCCGCCGAAGCCGCCGGCTTCGAGTCGGCGTGGATCGTTGACCATTTTCACACCTTCCCACTAAAGACCGCCGAGGCCACCTTCGAGTGCTTCACCACGCTGAGCGCGCTGGCGGAGGCGACCAGAACCATCCGCCTCGGCCAAATGGTCACCTGCAACTCATACCGCAGTCCTTCCTACCTGGCGAAGGTTACCGCTTGCCTCGATGTCATCAGCGGCGGCCGGCTCGATGTCGGCGTCGGCGCCGGTTGGTACGCCGAGGAGTATGAAGCTTACGGCTACGAATTTCCCGACATCCGCACCCGGCTGCGCATGCTCAAGGAGGCTTGCGAAATCCTCAAGCGCCTGTGGACCGAGGAGCGTGTGACTTACAGCGGCCAGTACTATCGGCTCAAGGACACCATTTGCGAGCCGAAACCGCTGCAAAAGCCGCATCCGCCGCTGCTGATCGGCGGCAGCGGCGAGAAGGTGCTGCTGCGCTACGTCGCCCGCTACGCCGATGCCTGGAACGCGAATCTGCCGTTCGACGAGTACGCCCGCAAAGTCGCCATCCTACGCCAGCACTGCAAAGACATCGGCCGCAACCCGGACGAGATTGCGCTGACGGTGGTGCTGCCGATGGTGATCGTGGACCACCACAAGGAGATCAACGGCGTGCTCTCGGAACGGGTGCCGAAGACCATTCCGGTCGAAATGTTGCGCCGGCGTTACGAAGAGCACGGCGCGATCTTCGGCACCGCTGCCGAAGTGGCCGAGAGGCTACGGCCGTGGATCGACTTCGGGGTGCAGACGATCATCTGTGGCTTTGCCGATCCCATCAGTCGCAAGCAGATGCACCGCTTCATGCGCGAGGTCCGGCCGCTGCTGTAG